From the Nonlabens marinus S1-08 genome, one window contains:
- a CDS encoding glycosyltransferase family 9 protein has protein sequence MQKPQRIVVLRLSAMGDVAMTVPVLLAMRRLYPEVELISLSRKRFFPILQHIPGITLIEAAVNEQHKSILGLRRLAKEINEYQPDAIADLHNVLRTKILRLFLGGLSKAVIDKGRKEKKRLVNDPHFFQPLPTTFERYQRVFEDLGLPVHVAMSDVLSRQAIPQKAHSLIGDHECRWIGLAPFAAHDAKALSLQKAKELVAAIMNIDNVKVLLFGGGAAEAKELELVAGTMSNVFNMAGRMSFKEELQLLSNLDAMVSMDSGNGHLAAMYGIPVITIWGNTHPHAGFAPFLQPEENQITPNLEQFPLIPTSIYGNKVPKGYEKVMDTVDCDRVVERLKELLF, from the coding sequence ATGCAAAAGCCACAACGAATAGTAGTCCTGCGCCTTAGCGCAATGGGAGATGTGGCGATGACCGTACCGGTTTTACTAGCCATGCGCCGGTTGTATCCTGAGGTTGAACTAATTTCGCTTTCGCGAAAGCGGTTCTTTCCCATCTTACAGCACATACCGGGAATTACCTTGATAGAGGCCGCAGTTAATGAGCAACACAAAAGTATTTTAGGATTAAGGCGACTCGCCAAAGAAATTAATGAATACCAACCCGACGCCATTGCCGATTTACACAATGTACTGCGCACAAAAATCTTGCGACTTTTTTTAGGAGGACTTTCAAAAGCAGTTATTGATAAAGGCCGTAAAGAGAAAAAACGACTGGTGAATGACCCCCATTTTTTTCAGCCATTGCCCACTACTTTTGAGCGGTATCAACGTGTTTTTGAAGATTTAGGCTTGCCAGTACATGTTGCAATGTCTGATGTGTTGTCTAGACAAGCCATACCGCAAAAAGCTCATAGCCTGATTGGAGATCACGAATGCCGCTGGATAGGCTTGGCACCATTTGCGGCTCATGATGCCAAGGCATTATCGCTCCAAAAAGCAAAGGAATTAGTTGCGGCGATTATGAATATAGATAACGTGAAAGTATTGCTATTCGGTGGTGGAGCAGCAGAAGCTAAGGAGCTAGAGCTTGTTGCAGGGACTATGTCCAACGTTTTCAATATGGCAGGGCGCATGAGTTTTAAGGAAGAGTTACAATTGCTTTCTAATCTAGACGCCATGGTTTCCATGGATAGTGGCAACGGACATCTTGCAGCCATGTATGGAATACCCGTGATAACCATTTGGGGTAATACGCATCCCCACGCTGGCTTCGCGCCTTTTCTACAACCAGAAGAAAACCAAATCACACCAAACCTCGAGCAATTCCCATTAATTCCTACTTCCATTTACGGCAACAAAGTGCCTAAAGGTTATGAGAAGGTAATGGATACGGTAGATTGTGATCGAGTGGTTGAGCGGCTTAAGGAACTTTTATTCTAA
- a CDS encoding phenylacetate--CoA ligase family protein gives MPLPYFRKSLQWQGYDLKKATQLLDDVSRWSVERLLQQRQEILEHHFKFNAFYNTHVPDKTIGWNDLPILTKSDLQQPLHQRLSKGYTVRNVHKGKTSGSSGHPFSYAKDKFCHAMTWATFDQAYQQQSIDLDHSLEARFYGIPSKGLGRVKEQFKDFVGNRHRFPIFDMSNVVLEGYLENFRKNKYDYINGYTSSIVLFAKYCQAHNIILKEVCPTLKACIVTSEMLFDDDRNLLEKVVGVNVINEYGSSETGLIALQNQEGQFVVNTSTLFVEVVNDANQPLENGSIGRILITDLFNKAHPFIRYEIGDLGSISVENGKQVLQQLQGRTSDIARLPNGKVIPGLTFYYVTKSVINDQSTVTEFVIVQKEPLLFQIQYVAKAELTQKEQRQIQNAMADYADASIVVAFEKLDQLDRSKRGKLKQFVTEVDEV, from the coding sequence ATGCCACTACCCTATTTTAGAAAATCCCTGCAATGGCAAGGCTATGATTTAAAGAAGGCCACACAGCTGCTTGATGATGTTTCCCGCTGGAGTGTTGAACGCTTATTACAGCAACGCCAGGAGATTCTAGAGCACCATTTCAAATTCAACGCTTTCTACAATACTCATGTCCCTGACAAAACAATTGGCTGGAACGATTTGCCCATTCTCACTAAATCTGATTTGCAACAACCACTGCACCAGCGATTGAGTAAAGGGTATACCGTTAGAAATGTTCATAAAGGCAAAACCAGCGGTTCCAGCGGGCATCCTTTTTCTTATGCTAAGGATAAATTTTGCCACGCCATGACTTGGGCGACTTTTGATCAAGCGTACCAACAACAATCTATTGACCTAGATCATTCCCTAGAAGCTCGATTTTACGGAATTCCCTCAAAAGGTTTAGGCAGGGTGAAAGAGCAATTCAAAGATTTTGTGGGCAATCGGCACAGGTTTCCCATTTTTGATATGAGTAATGTTGTTTTGGAAGGTTACCTCGAAAATTTTCGCAAGAATAAATACGATTACATCAATGGGTATACCAGCAGTATAGTATTGTTTGCCAAATACTGTCAAGCCCATAATATAATTCTGAAAGAAGTTTGTCCCACGCTTAAAGCCTGTATCGTTACCAGCGAAATGCTATTTGATGACGACCGCAATTTGCTGGAAAAAGTGGTGGGCGTTAACGTGATCAATGAATACGGCAGCAGCGAGACTGGACTGATTGCTTTACAAAATCAGGAAGGACAATTCGTTGTAAACACTTCAACATTGTTTGTTGAAGTAGTGAATGACGCTAATCAACCCTTAGAAAATGGAAGCATCGGCAGAATTTTAATCACCGATTTGTTTAACAAAGCGCATCCATTTATACGCTATGAAATAGGTGATCTGGGAAGTATTAGCGTTGAAAACGGTAAGCAAGTCCTCCAGCAACTACAAGGCAGAACCAGCGACATCGCTCGGCTTCCCAATGGAAAAGTGATTCCCGGATTGACATTTTATTATGTAACAAAAAGCGTAATCAATGATCAAAGTACAGTCACTGAATTTGTGATTGTTCAAAAAGAGCCGTTGCTATTTCAAATACAATATGTTGCTAAAGCTGAGCTCACACAAAAAGAACAGCGACAGATTCAAAACGCCATGGCAGATTATGCGGATGCATCAATTGTGGTAGCATTTGAAAAGCTAGATCAACTGGATCGCAGCAAACGTGGCAAATTGAAGCAGTTTGTGACTGAGGTAGATGAGGTTTAA
- the purD gene encoding phosphoribosylamine--glycine ligase yields MNVLILGSGGREHAFARSIASSPLLNDLYVAPGNAGTATIATNLPVGVTDFQEIKRTVIEKEITMLVVGPEAPLVEGIYDFFQEDGELSHVNVIGPSKEGAVLEGSKEFAKEFMMRNKVPTAAFESFTKETLKKGMQFIDTLQAPYVLKADGLAGGKGVLIIADADEAKESLEQMLVGGKFGAASNKVVIEEFLDGIEMSVFVMTDGNSYKVLPTAKDYKRIGEGDTGLNTGGMGAISPVPFADEVLMQKIEERIIKPTVDGLKKENITYKGFIFIGLMIVDGEPLVIEYNVRMGDPETEVVLPRVTSDLLSHFHAFAKAELHLETVTIDHRSAATVMLVAGGYPEVYEKGMEITGLEKVQESIVFHAGTTSKDDTVITAGGRVMAVTSFGDTFQEAVKKSYENAEKLHFDRMYYRRDIGFDL; encoded by the coding sequence ATGAACGTATTGATTTTAGGTAGCGGCGGCCGCGAGCATGCTTTTGCCAGATCCATTGCTAGCAGTCCATTACTTAACGACTTGTATGTTGCCCCTGGTAATGCAGGCACAGCAACTATAGCAACTAATCTACCAGTTGGAGTTACTGACTTCCAGGAAATTAAACGGACGGTAATAGAAAAGGAAATCACAATGCTTGTCGTGGGGCCAGAAGCGCCATTAGTAGAAGGGATCTATGATTTTTTCCAAGAAGATGGGGAACTCAGCCATGTGAACGTGATTGGGCCGTCAAAAGAAGGCGCCGTACTAGAAGGATCAAAAGAATTCGCTAAAGAGTTCATGATGCGCAACAAGGTTCCTACGGCGGCCTTTGAGAGTTTCACAAAAGAAACTCTCAAAAAAGGAATGCAATTCATCGATACACTTCAAGCACCCTACGTGTTGAAAGCGGATGGGCTTGCAGGTGGGAAAGGAGTGTTGATCATCGCAGATGCTGATGAGGCCAAGGAATCTCTCGAGCAAATGCTCGTAGGCGGGAAATTTGGTGCTGCCTCAAATAAGGTGGTTATTGAAGAGTTTCTAGACGGCATTGAGATGAGCGTCTTTGTCATGACAGACGGTAACAGCTATAAGGTGTTACCTACTGCCAAGGATTACAAGCGGATTGGAGAAGGAGATACTGGACTCAACACTGGCGGTATGGGCGCTATTTCTCCAGTTCCTTTTGCAGATGAGGTGTTGATGCAAAAGATAGAAGAACGTATCATTAAACCAACGGTGGATGGTTTAAAGAAAGAAAATATCACTTATAAAGGCTTTATTTTCATTGGTTTGATGATCGTTGACGGCGAGCCTTTGGTCATAGAATACAACGTGAGGATGGGAGATCCAGAAACTGAGGTAGTTCTGCCTCGAGTGACGAGCGACTTGCTTTCTCATTTCCACGCTTTCGCGAAAGCGGAACTCCACCTAGAAACAGTAACCATAGACCACCGCAGTGCTGCCACAGTCATGCTCGTCGCAGGTGGCTATCCAGAGGTTTATGAAAAAGGCATGGAAATCACAGGCTTAGAAAAGGTACAAGAAAGTATCGTTTTTCACGCTGGCACCACATCGAAAGATGATACGGTAATCACTGCTGGAGGTCGTGTGATGGCAGTAACTAGCTTTGGGGATACGTTCCAAGAAGCCGTAAAAAAATCCTATGAAAATGCAGAAAAACTACATTTTGATAGGATGTATTATAGAAGAGATATAGGGTTTGACCTATAA
- a CDS encoding DUF4254 domain-containing protein, with protein sequence MFSKEANTIFQKAIKDYHVINTVDQAFENPYDRTTHLIEHLLYRKCWIDTVQWHYEDIIRDPNIDPVAALTLKRKIDASNQDRTDMVEYIDSYFLEKYNDVAVKDNATINTESPAWAVDRLSILALKVFHMEEEANRTDASEAHKAACQSKLDILLEQRIDLSTALDQLLEDISNGKKYMKVYKQMKMYNDDELNPVLRSRK encoded by the coding sequence ATGTTTTCTAAAGAGGCGAACACCATTTTTCAAAAAGCTATTAAAGATTATCACGTTATAAATACCGTTGATCAAGCATTTGAAAATCCATACGATCGCACCACACACTTGATAGAACACCTGTTGTATCGCAAGTGCTGGATTGATACCGTACAATGGCATTATGAAGACATCATTCGAGACCCTAATATTGATCCTGTTGCTGCACTTACTTTAAAGCGTAAAATTGATGCCAGTAATCAAGACCGTACGGATATGGTGGAGTACATCGATAGCTACTTCCTAGAGAAATATAATGACGTTGCTGTAAAGGACAACGCGACCATCAACACAGAGAGTCCGGCATGGGCGGTAGATCGTCTTTCGATTCTAGCGCTTAAAGTATTCCATATGGAAGAAGAAGCAAACCGCACAGATGCTAGTGAGGCGCATAAGGCCGCTTGTCAGTCAAAATTAGACATCTTATTAGAACAACGCATCGATCTTTCCACAGCTCTTGACCAGCTGTTAGAAGACATCTCTAATGGCAAAAAATACATGAAAGTGTACAAGCAAATGAAGATGTATAACGACGATGAGCTGAATCCCGTATTGCGTTCTAGAAAATAA
- a CDS encoding DUF6341 family protein: MKDLFEAIAYLFEEILMVPFNMLRELELENWWLANAFTWVAIIVLVVAVWYWMKQLRIFDQNDEEDRSQTAHSFLK, encoded by the coding sequence ATGAAAGATTTATTTGAGGCGATTGCCTACTTATTCGAAGAAATCCTAATGGTTCCATTCAATATGTTGAGGGAGTTGGAATTAGAAAACTGGTGGTTAGCTAACGCTTTTACTTGGGTTGCTATTATCGTTTTAGTTGTAGCTGTATGGTACTGGATGAAGCAATTGCGCATTTTTGACCAAAACGACGAGGAGGACCGTTCTCAAACGGCCCACTCTTTCTTGAAATAG